The following are encoded together in the Calditrichota bacterium genome:
- a CDS encoding ABC transporter substrate-binding protein, which translates to MKRFLIAIFLISVILSGCSKTQSNQPRILVSPKGLSHSFWVTVKKGAEAAGKDFHAEIIWKGPAVETDIAGQIAILEDYINKKVDAIVLAACDTKALIPVVEKAHQKGIKIITIDSGLDSDIPLSLIATDNIAAAKKAAHVLAGLIHQKGKVACIPFVPGAATSIMREEGFKQGLKEFPGIKLVAVQYSQSDVATAMNVMENILTAHPDLDGVFTANEAGTIGAVQALISRNKTGQVKVVGFDAAPNEIEALKAGHLQALIVQNPYKMGYKGVEMAVLALQGKTIPKRIDTGVYVVTKDNLDSPEIKNLLPKL; encoded by the coding sequence ATGAAACGATTTCTCATTGCGATTTTTTTGATTTCAGTCATTCTGTCCGGTTGTTCCAAAACCCAGTCCAACCAGCCCCGAATCCTGGTTTCGCCCAAGGGACTTTCCCATTCCTTCTGGGTAACCGTCAAAAAGGGAGCCGAGGCAGCCGGAAAGGATTTTCACGCGGAAATCATCTGGAAAGGCCCAGCGGTTGAAACCGATATTGCGGGACAAATTGCCATTCTGGAAGATTACATCAACAAAAAAGTGGACGCCATTGTGCTGGCTGCCTGTGACACAAAGGCCCTGATTCCGGTGGTCGAAAAGGCCCATCAAAAAGGCATCAAAATCATTACGATTGATTCCGGGCTGGATTCGGACATTCCCCTGAGTTTAATCGCAACGGACAACATCGCTGCTGCAAAAAAGGCCGCACATGTTTTAGCGGGGCTCATCCACCAAAAAGGAAAAGTGGCCTGTATCCCCTTTGTTCCCGGGGCAGCCACGTCCATTATGCGTGAGGAGGGGTTCAAACAGGGGTTGAAGGAATTCCCGGGAATCAAGCTGGTGGCCGTTCAGTATTCCCAAAGTGACGTTGCCACAGCCATGAACGTTATGGAAAATATCCTGACGGCCCACCCGGATTTGGACGGGGTGTTTACGGCCAACGAAGCCGGAACCATCGGTGCTGTGCAAGCATTGATCTCACGAAATAAAACCGGACAGGTTAAAGTGGTGGGATTTGATGCGGCTCCCAATGAAATTGAAGCGCTTAAGGCCGGACATCTCCAGGCGCTTATCGTTCAAAATCCCTACAAAATGGGCTACAAAGGAGTGGAAATGGCCGTTTTGGCTCTTCAAGGAAAGACCATTCCCAAACGAATTGACACGGGTGTGTACGTAGTTACCAAAGACAATTTGGATTCACCAGAAATAAAAAATTTATTGCCAAAACTTTAA
- a CDS encoding GyrI-like domain-containing protein, giving the protein MSPLQKKILATLGLLIGVTILVAIGILYYIGFFNSVTLSKQEKGPYKIVCLPHTGPYYQTAKTIQKVKDILQTTAIKAGEPCALFYDNPKNVPQNKLRSKGGVLVQQVISLKPPLQLEEIPARPVIVGKIKAHPAFAPIKVYPKLHKWLEQHHLKAGTPSLEIYHTNGWVECQLPIVQTDSLKQLQHP; this is encoded by the coding sequence ATGAGTCCCTTGCAAAAAAAGATTCTGGCTACGCTGGGATTACTCATTGGGGTTACCATTCTTGTAGCCATTGGAATTTTATATTACATCGGTTTTTTTAACTCGGTTACCCTTTCCAAACAGGAAAAGGGGCCCTACAAAATAGTCTGTTTACCGCATACCGGCCCTTACTACCAGACCGCAAAAACCATCCAAAAAGTTAAGGATATTCTTCAAACCACCGCAATTAAAGCAGGTGAACCGTGTGCCCTCTTTTACGATAATCCCAAAAATGTGCCCCAGAATAAACTTCGCAGCAAGGGGGGTGTTTTGGTTCAGCAAGTTATCTCTCTAAAGCCGCCCCTTCAATTGGAAGAAATTCCTGCACGACCGGTGATTGTTGGAAAAATAAAAGCCCACCCGGCCTTTGCCCCGATCAAAGTATATCCCAAATTGCATAAATGGCTGGAACAACACCATTTGAAAGCAGGCACCCCATCGTTGGAAATCTACCACACCAACGGATGGGTGGAATGCCAGCTACCGATTGTTCAAACGGATTCCTTAAAACAGCTCCAACACCCATAA
- a CDS encoding YajQ family cyclic di-GMP-binding protein, which translates to MPSFDIVSKVDMMEVKNAINQAMHEIRNRFDFKKSKSDISLGDDEITLISDDEYKLKNVIDILETRLVKRNVPLKALDYGKIEEASGGTVRQVVKIKQGISKEDAKKINKLIKDMRLKVQSQVMEDHVRVTGKKRDDLQQVIQMLKEKNLDFPVQFINFRN; encoded by the coding sequence ATGCCTTCTTTCGACATCGTTTCAAAAGTGGATATGATGGAGGTCAAGAATGCCATCAATCAGGCCATGCACGAAATCCGCAACCGCTTTGATTTCAAAAAGAGCAAAAGCGATATCTCTCTCGGAGACGATGAAATAACCCTCATTTCCGATGACGAGTACAAATTGAAAAACGTCATCGACATTCTCGAAACCCGTCTGGTAAAACGCAACGTTCCCTTGAAAGCGCTCGACTACGGTAAGATCGAAGAAGCATCCGGTGGAACCGTTCGACAGGTGGTGAAGATTAAACAGGGAATCAGCAAAGAGGACGCGAAAAAAATCAACAAACTGATCAAAGACATGCGCCTAAAAGTACAATCCCAGGTGATGGAAGATCATGTGCGCGTGACCGGTAAAAAACGCGATGATCTGCAGCAGGTGATTCAAATGCTTAAGGAAAAGAATCTGGATTTCCCCGTCCAATTCATTAACTTCAGAAATTGA